From a region of the Betta splendens chromosome 5, fBetSpl5.4, whole genome shotgun sequence genome:
- the LOC114855776 gene encoding transmembrane protein 198-like isoform X1 — MDPTGLTSEGVGAEADSCSLEIERKYDVIPSVICSMCCLFGIIYCFFGYRCFKAVMFLSGLMFGSVIIFLLCHKEHVLDTQLSVEASAGIGLSIGLLCGLVTMLVRSVGLFMTGLLLGLLLALAALLVTHQFYTPTTVWVPLGALVGTGMLFAVLTLQWQKLFTVLSTAVFGAAIMTVCADYFVEMLTLGERVYECLRLSPGPPLCWYSWVILGIWPALSLIGVLVQWKLTDNSFSHTEVVISRRQKRLQLMRIREKDAKKRQQAGGQEGTYRRKPTPVKRYAGDLLAPSYLQSLRDRQTGTGTSLSSMGTANHTTVDLDYDTGSTVPLTRTTPVVSV; from the exons ATGGATCCCACCGGGTTGACCTCTGAAGGGGTGGGGGCCGAGGCCGATTCCTGTAGTTTGGAGATAGAGAGGAAGTATGACGTCATCCCCTCTGTCATCTGCTCCATGTGTTGCCTGTTCGGCATCATCTACTGCTTCTTTG GTTACCGCTGCTTTAAGGCTGTGATGTTTCTGTCGGGCCTCATGTTCGGCTCCGTCATCATTTTCCTGCTGTGCCATAAGGAGCACGTGCTGGACACCCAGCTGAGCGTGGAGGCCAGCGCCGGCATCGGCCTCAGCATCGGCCTGCTGTGCGGCCTGGTCACGATGTTGGTGCGCAGCGTGGGCCTGTTCATGACGGGCCTGCTGCTGGGCCTCCTTCTGGCGCTTGCCGCCCTGCTGGTCACCCACCAGTTCTACACGCCCACCACCGTGTGGGTGCCGCTGGGCGCTCTGGTGGGGACGGGAATGCTGTTCGCCGTGCTCACGCTGCAGTGGCAGAAGCTCTTCACCGTGCTCTCCACCGCGGTGTTCGGAGCGGCCATCATGACCGTGTGCGCCGACTACTTCGTGGAGATGCTGACGCTGGGTGAGCGTGTGTACGAGTGCCTGCGCCTCTCGCCCGGGCCACCTCTGTGCTGGTACAGCTGGGTCATCCTGGGCATCTGGCCAGCTCTCAGCCTCATAGGAGTGCTGGTCCAGTGGAAACTGACAGATAACAGCTTCTCGCACACTGAGG TTGTTATCAGTCGGAGACAGAAGAGGCTCCAGCTGATGCGAATTCGAGAGAAGGACGCCAAGAAACGACAGCAGGCAGGTGGGCAGGAAGGCACATACCGCCGTAAACCCACCCCAGTGAAACGTTACGCTGGCGATCTACTGGCGCCG AGTTACCTGCAAAGTCTgcgggacagacagacaggcacaggcACTTCCCTTAGCAGCATGGGCACCGCCAACCACACCACCGTGGACCTGGACTACGACACCGGCTCCACGGTGCCCCTCACCCGTACAACCCCTGTCGTCAGCGTCTGA
- the LOC114855776 gene encoding transmembrane protein 198-like isoform X2 → MDPTGLTSEGVGAEADSCSLEIERKYDVIPSVICSMCCLFGIIYCFFGYRCFKAVMFLSGLMFGSVIIFLLCHKEHVLDTQLSVEASAGIGLSIGLLCGLVTMLVRSVGLFMTGLLLGLLLALAALLVTHQFYTPTTVWVPLGALVGTGMLFAVLTLQWQKLFTVLSTAVFGAAIMTVCADYFVEMLTLGERVYECLRLSPGPPLCWYSWVILGIWPALSLIGVLVQWKLTDNSFSHTEVVISRRQKRLQLMRIREKDAKKRQQAELPAKSAGQTDRHRHFP, encoded by the exons ATGGATCCCACCGGGTTGACCTCTGAAGGGGTGGGGGCCGAGGCCGATTCCTGTAGTTTGGAGATAGAGAGGAAGTATGACGTCATCCCCTCTGTCATCTGCTCCATGTGTTGCCTGTTCGGCATCATCTACTGCTTCTTTG GTTACCGCTGCTTTAAGGCTGTGATGTTTCTGTCGGGCCTCATGTTCGGCTCCGTCATCATTTTCCTGCTGTGCCATAAGGAGCACGTGCTGGACACCCAGCTGAGCGTGGAGGCCAGCGCCGGCATCGGCCTCAGCATCGGCCTGCTGTGCGGCCTGGTCACGATGTTGGTGCGCAGCGTGGGCCTGTTCATGACGGGCCTGCTGCTGGGCCTCCTTCTGGCGCTTGCCGCCCTGCTGGTCACCCACCAGTTCTACACGCCCACCACCGTGTGGGTGCCGCTGGGCGCTCTGGTGGGGACGGGAATGCTGTTCGCCGTGCTCACGCTGCAGTGGCAGAAGCTCTTCACCGTGCTCTCCACCGCGGTGTTCGGAGCGGCCATCATGACCGTGTGCGCCGACTACTTCGTGGAGATGCTGACGCTGGGTGAGCGTGTGTACGAGTGCCTGCGCCTCTCGCCCGGGCCACCTCTGTGCTGGTACAGCTGGGTCATCCTGGGCATCTGGCCAGCTCTCAGCCTCATAGGAGTGCTGGTCCAGTGGAAACTGACAGATAACAGCTTCTCGCACACTGAGG TTGTTATCAGTCGGAGACAGAAGAGGCTCCAGCTGATGCGAATTCGAGAGAAGGACGCCAAGAAACGACAGCAGGCAG AGTTACCTGCAAAGTCTgcgggacagacagacaggcacaggcACTTCCCTTAG